ATCCCCATCCACGGTAGAAAGCCGAGCCTGTAGATTCCTCTCCTCTAGAAGATCTAGTTCGTGATCTCACGCCATTTCCTGCTTGCAGGGCGCACGTTCTTGTACTGGTTCGGAGCCAGGCCGAGCCTGTGCGTGGCCGACGTGAACGTGGTGAAGCAAGTGCTCTCCGACCGAAGCGGGCTGTACCCCAAGAGCATCGGGAACCCGCACATCGCTCGGCTGCTCGGCAAGGGGCTCGTGCTCACCGACGGCGACGACTGGAAGCGCCACCGCAAGGTCGTCCACCCCGCCTTCAACATGGACAAGCTCAAGGTGTGTGTCTTGTTTAAGCATGCACAATGCGTATGACTTGCGCTAACTGTTATTTGTGTGACAGATGATGACGGTGACCATGTCCGACTGTGCCGGGTCAATGATGTCCGAGTGGAAGGCAAAGATGGACAAGGGCGGCAGCGTGGAGATTGACCTGAGCCACCACTTTGAGGAGCTAACCGCGGATGTCATCTCCCACACGGCATTCGGTAGCAGCTACGAACAAGGGAAAAAGGTCTTCCTAGCGCAGAGGGAGCTCCAGTTTCTTGCCTTCTCCACCGTATTCAACGTGCAAATCCCAGCATTCAGGTAAATGCaagttcttgttcttcttcttgtatcATTATTAGTCTGAATCAACTCACAACGTACATTTTCACCAAGCAGAAATTAATTTATGTGTGTTTGTGAAATTAATCAGGTACCTTCCAACTGAAAAGAACGTCAAGATATGGAAGCTTGACAAGGAGGTGAGGACCATGCTTATGAACATCATCAAAGGCCGCCTTGCCACCAAAGACATCATGGGCTACGGCAACGACCTCCTCGGGCTTATGTTGGAGGCGTGTGCGCCTGAGGACAGGCAAAATCCGCTTTTGAGTATGGATGAGATTATAGATGAGTGCAAGACCTTCTTCTTTGCCGGGCATGACACCAGCTCACACCTGCTCACATGGACCATGTTCTTGCTGAGCACGCACCCTAAGTGGCAGGAGAAGCTCAGGGAGGAGGTGCTAAGAGAGTGTGGCAACGGTGTTCCCACAGGTGACATGCTCAACAAACTACAGCTGGTCAACATGTTCCTCCTAGAAACTCTCAGGTTATACGCCCCTGTATCGGCCATTCAGAGGAAGGCGGGTTCGGATCTCGAGGTTGGTGGCATCAAAGTGCCTGAAGGCACGGTCTTGACGATCCCCATCGCGACGATACATCGTGACAAGGAGGTATGGGGAGAAGATGCCAACGAATTCAAGCCAATGAGGTTCGAGAATGGAGTGACGAGGGCCGGAAAGCACCCCAATGCCTTGTTGTCTTTCTCTAGTGGGCCGAGGTCATGCATAGGGCAGAATTTTGCAATGATCGAGGCCAAGGCCGTGATCGCCGTGATTCTTCAGAGGTTCTCGTTCTCCCTATCACCTAAGTATGTTCATGCCCCGATGGACGTGATCACGCTGCGGCCTAAGTTTGGGCTTCCTATGGTCCTCAAGAGCCTCGAGATGTAGAAAAATGTGTATGGTGTTAAGTATAGCACAGGGTTTTTGTATTACTTGACTGGAACTTAGCTTATGTTGCGCACTAGATAAGCTTGTAAAATCATCGATATATAATGTACCCTATTTGTAAATATAAATAATAAAGTGTTTTTATTAATAAATTATTGATTTTTCTTACCATCGGTCACCTTTATTTTCCCAAATAAAGACCATATCAAAGAACCTGAAAGAACATTCTTGAAGGTTCCCAAATCTGGTAAAAAAACCCGAAAGGGAACCTTCCTAAAACTGTTCTAGGCTCAAATAGCTGAATGGGGCCCTAGGCCCAAACCTAGTTAAAATTGAAATGGTATACCCTAAAATCACAAGGGCTTGCCCCTCCTCTTCCTATAATTTTGTGTGCATTGTCTTTCTTTCCTGTGTCCCTTTGGCGCCACCTCCCTTCAGGCATCTTGTATCACAACCCGCAAAAAAAAGGCACCTTGTATCACAAGTTACTAGGGACACACTATGATGCCGCCTCCCTCTAGATCAACATGAATGAGTTTTTTCCCCTGTTTAAGGATTACATAGCTTAGTTGGACGTACTACATTTCCAGCAGTATCACGGGCTAGCCCGTTAGAAAAGAATAACTTATGATAAAGGCACATATTATGGCTGCCAAATTAACCATGCCCCCAAAAAAATTGGCAAAAGCAAAGGCAAAACCACAACATTGTAGTTCTAAAAAAAAGGCAAAAACCAGGAAAGGAAACAACAATCGATGGTTAGACCAAATTTTTGTAAAACTGAAAAACTAATTAGCTCTTATGTACTACTCCCCCCATTCACAAATATAAGTTTTATGGATGTATAAAGACACATTTTTTGCGGGGTATATATCGACACATTTAATGTGTATGTTCACTTGTCAATGTGTAGTCCTTATTGAAATATACAAAACAAattatatttgtgaacggaagTACCTTTTATATGTAATAAGTAGTTTCTGTGCTTTTTGCTTGACAATTTTTTTTCCTCATGTTCATGGGACATGTAGCTTACTAGCTAGTGCTATGCATAAAAAAGAGGAAAATGGAAATTTTGCTCTCAATCGTTGCTAGAAACTTATAAATGGTTGCTCAACTCTGAAAAGTTCCTTGGACTATTTTGGGTGGTTTTGTTGATTATGTGACCTGATTTtcagtttttattattatttctggCTCTAAATCGTTGCTAGAAGTTTATAAATGGTTGTTCACCTCTAAAAAGTCCCTTGGACTGTTTTGAGTGGTTTTGTTGATGATGTAACCTTCACAACATTTACGGACGGAAGATGTACTTTTCACAAAAACAATATTGTATTATCCAATAAAGAAAGTCAAAACTAATGCACGAGCAATATAAAATCTTCAGGCATCTTCAATGGTGTATATTAAATCAGACACACTATCCATCCACGGACACGGGTACAAGAGCCGTCCATCCAATGCTATACTCAAATGTCCGCACCTACGACTTAAATAGCAATGGCCTTTTGACCTTCCGCCATATACTCcaccaagttgccttccaccaaGCTATATTGCATTTGCTACAAGTTCACGGCTTGCTTCTTGCATGCCTAGGGCACATCTAGTTGTGttatagttattgcacatctaagtgtgACAATCAAAtataaaaacaaaaggaaaaatgcCCACACGAATCTCGGCGTAAAACTAATAACATAGAATTTAGATGTGCAAATACTTAAGACACATTTAGGTGTGCTTTAGCAAAATCGATAAAAAAAGGCCGTTTGGTTTTCTATCATAGACAAAGCAACGTTCCGCAAAAAGCTTGTAAGAGCTCAACCCTTTCGCCAAATAGCGTTGCTATTTATCCGAATTCCACGCGTGGTGTTCCTTTGTTGTAGCCGAATAGCAACTCTAACAAGTCAGTCCCGATCTCTAGAACTTGTATTAACTCCTTCGACCCGGAAGGCAGCGCGGCGAGGCGTCAGCAGCATGCAGCAGATCACAGCTCCGGAAACCCTGCCGTTGATGCAATGCTAGCCGAAAAGATGCAAGCCATGTCAGGAGGCAGCAAGGGTGCAATGGAAGATCGCCATGCACATGCAGAGGCTCACGTGCATGTTCAGGTTGTTAGTAGTAATCTTGAGATGAAAGTTTGTTAGTTAGTTGAGATATGGCTGAGTGAATCGGTCATATTAGTTGGTACGCGCACGTAGCTGATGGAGGTTGCATGCAGCCTCCGTTAGTGAAGGAGTTGGCCACGTCCTGGATGTGGGCTTGGGCGTAGGAAGTGGATCAGGCTGGATGGCTTGGCCGTGCGTCGGGGTAAGCGCCCGCGTATAAAGACTCCAGCCCTGTGTATTGATCAGCGCCGTGTGGTATGTGCCACCAAGCCCCGGGATGTGCCGAACCCAGTGAATAAAGGTTGCCAAGATACCGGCCGGTTCGCCGGCTGCGGCGTTCGTCGCCATTGCTTCGAGGTCGTGCTCGAGTTGAGTTCATATAGTTTCCGGGTTTGCGCCAACATTTGGTATCATGAGCTTGGTTGTCTTGGGCGTGGTTCGCCGTGCCGGAGGCGTGCCGGCGATGGCGGTGTTCGCCGGCGGCTGCGCGATGCTCCGGGCCGTGTGTCGGTCTATGGAGGtgcgcggcgcggcgaggaggccgcggtggCTGCGGCGGCACAGTGAGGAGGCCGCGAAGGACCTGCGTGGTGACGACTTCAACGACACATGGCGGCATGGAGGTGCTGCGCTGCGGTTGAGGCCGCAACGGTGCAGGGCAATAAGCAgtggcggcgagccgggcgcgatcggtgcgtgttatgggtgcgcactggacgcGTCGGGACCGCGGGCGTGCGTACGAGCGTGCGGTTGACGTTGGGAGGAGGCGTATATCGTCGTTGTGCTCGAGTCCGTGCtcgagttcggctacatccttccggcgtttgtcgctggcggctgccatggcggacgcggaggcCGCGCACGGTGAGCATCTGGTGTGGTCGGGCTCGTCAGGCGCGttgggtgcgcgcgggacgtgcgggacacactgatgcggtcgggctcgtcgggcgcgttgggtgcgcgcgggacgtgcagGACACACTGGTGCGGTCGGACTAatcgggcgcgtcgggtgcgcgtGTGAGGTGTGGGGCGCCGAAGGCACGCCTCGCGTGTGTCGCCGGCGGAGAACGAGCTCGGCGTATGTCGCCGGAGACAAAGAAGCAGGCACGGTGGTGACCGGCGTCGGTGCGCCAGGTCGAGTCCATTGCGGTGGTGACCGGCGTCAGCGCGCCAGGTCGAGTCCACGGCcacgacgaagacgacgacgggAGCGACGACAACTCCGGTGATGGCAAGTCAAGATTAGAAGGGAAAATGTTAATAGTAATCTTGAGATAAAAGTTAGTTAGTTGAGATATGGCTGAGTGAATCGGTCATATTAGTTGGTACGCGCACGTAGCTGATGGAGGTTGCATGCAGCCTCCGTTGGTGAAGGAGTTGGCCACGTCCTGGATGTGGGCGTGGGCGTAGGAAGTGGATCAGGCTGGATGGCTTGCCCGTGCGTCAGGGTAAGCGCCCGCGTATAAAGACTCCAGCCCTGTGTATTGATCAGCGCCGTGTGGTATGTGCCACCAAGCGCCGGTATGTGCCAAACCCAGTGAataaaggttgccaagatacaGGCCGGTTCGCCGGCTGCGGCGTTCGTCGCCATTGCTTCGAGTTCGTGCTCGAGTTGAGTTTCTTTGTGCATATGATTTCCGGGTTTGCGCCAACACAGGTACAGGAGCACACCTCCAAAGGCACACAACACTCGGACTACTCCCAGCCGAGGAGCTCGGATATGATCCTGGCGCTGCGTAATCTTTCTCAGGAAGTGAATATGGACGACGTAGACCTCTCTGATGGCGTCTCCGCTTTGGGCAAGCGTGCCGCTGCTAGTGATCAAGTCGCTGCTGCTGGCGGGGAGGAGGCTAGCAAGGCTTTGGTGGTTTATGCTAATACGTCCAGTACGGACGAGCTTCTGGTTTCAGGTACGCCAAAAAAGCGCAGGACACTGGAGTCTCTGGACGGGCAGCAGACTCCGCGTGGCGATGAGATGATGGAACAGGACATGGTGGACGGAATTAGTACCATGGAGGCAGTCAGCCCAGGGGCCGCCGACGAACTGACGGGGCCGGCGGAGCCCCGTCAGGAGCAATGAATATTCTAAGCTGGAACTGTCGAGGGGGTGGGAACTCTCGGACAGTTCTTGATCTTGTGAGTCTGGTGCAGGCTCAGTTCCCTAGTATTGTTTTTCTTTGTGAGACTAGGCAGTCTAAGAATAAAATGAAGAGGTACCGTGCTCGGTTAGGTTTAAGAGGTTTTGATGCTTTCGATTGTGTGGGTCGTAGTGGAGGTCTTGCTTTGTATTGGCATAAGTCAGTGAGTCCTGATGTAAAAGAAATAAATGAACGATATATTGACGCGTATGTAACTGGTGCGGAGGGTGAGCCACCCTGGCGGCTCACCTGCGTCTATGACGAGCCCCGAACGGAGGACCGTCATCGCATGTGGTCCCTCATCCGTAATCTCCACCAGCAGGCCAGCATGCCTTGGGTCGTGGTGGGTGATTTCAACGAGGCGATGTGGAGTTTTGAGCACTTCTCCGACACACCGCACTCGGCAGGTCAGATGCTTGATTTCCGTGATGTTCTTGAGGTTTGTGGTTTGAACGACCTTGGTTTTGCAGGTCTCCCATACACCTTTgataaccggcaaggtggacggGCAAACGTCAAGGTTCGCCTTGACCGTGCTGTGGCTAACAATGCTTGGAGGGATATTTTCGCCCATGCAAGGGTGGAGCATTTGGTGGCGCCAAGCTCCGATCACTTGGCCATCCTCCTCAAGTGCGCGCTAGAGGAGCCGCGCCAACGGGAAGGCAGAAGGTGCAGACAGTACGAAGTTATGTGGGAACGAGACCCCTCCCTCCCTGAGGTAATTATGAACACTTGGACTGAGTTGGGCTCTATGTTAAATCTTGGTGATGTTGCTTCTGGACTAGGGAATATGATGAAAAAACTGCAAGAGTGGAGTCGAAAAATGTTTGGAAATGTCATTCGTGAAATTAACAAGTCCCGCTCTCGTCTCGAGGAGCTTATGTCTATGAATGTACATAGAAAGGACATACGGGAGGCGACTGACAGGATGAACGAGCTGCTCTATAGGGAGATGTTGTGGATGCAGAGATCCCGCATTGCATGGCTGCGGGAAGGGGACCGCAACACCCAGTTCTTTCATCGAAAAGCAGTTTGGCGCGCATGCAAAAACCGTATTAAAACTCTCAGTGATGATGATGGAGTCACACATCAGGACCATGCGTCTATGGCGGCCATGGCCACTTCTTATTTTGCCAAACTATTTGCTGCTGACCCCTCTCTTTGTGCGGATCCAGTAATTGATCTAATTAAACCCCGTGTGTCTGACCGCATGAATGATGGACTGTGTGCAGAGTTTTCAGATAAGGAAATTGACGATGCTCTGTTTCAGATTGGACCGCTAAAGGCGCCGGGTCCGGATGGCTTCCCCGCGCGCTTCTTCCAGCGTAATTGGGACGTGATGAGAGAACAAGTAATTGCAGGGGTCAAGGAATTCTTCCGGACAGGTATTATGCCTGAGGGGGTGAACAACACGTCCATTGTTCTCATCCCGAAGGTGGATAACCCAGAGAGGCTCACGGAGTTCCGCCCAATCAGCTTATGTAACGTCATCTACAAGGTGGTGGCAAAATGTCTGCTAAACCGGTTGAGGCCTATACTGGATGATATTATCTCCCCTGAGCAGAGCGCCTTTGTCCCTGGACGTATGATCACTGATAATGCTTTGATTGTGTTTGAGTGCTTTCATTTTATTCAGCAGGAGAAAGACCCAAATAAAAGTTTCTGCGCGTATAAACTGGACCTCTCCAAAGCATACGATAGAGTGGACTAGATCTTCTTGGAGCGAATGATGAAAAAGATGGGTTTCACTCGCCGGTGGGTGGACTGGATTATGGCTTTCGTCACCTCGGTGAGATATACAGTTAAATTCAATGGAACCCTTCTGGAATCGTTGCACCATCGCGTGGGCTACGGCAAGGTGGTCCTTTGTCCCCGTTTTTATTCCTGTTTGTGGCTGACGGTCTATCTGCTCTcttgaaaaaaggagaagaaaaatgcGACTTTACCCCGCTAAAAGTGTGCCGCAGAGCTCCAGGGGTGTCTCATCTTCTATTTGCAGATGATACATTACTGTTTTTTAAAGCAGACGAGGAAGAAGCCCAAAAGGTCTCGGAAGTGCTAAACACATATGCTAATGCCACCGGACAATTTATTAATCTGGCCAAATGTAGTGCTCTCTTTGGTTCAGCTTGTGCTATGGACAAACAGGAGGCGGTGAGAACTACATTAAACATAGGTACTGTCACTTTTGAGGAGAAATGTCTAGGGCTCCCAACGCCCGAAGGACGCATGTCACGAGGTAAATTTCAGAATCTGCAATCTCGGTTATTGAAGAGGATTATTGCTTGGGGTGACACCCTCTCTCTCGCCGGTAAGGAAACCATGACTAAGGCAGTTGCCCAAGCTATTCCCACTTATATTATGGGTATTTTTAAGCTTCCTATGTCAGTCTGTGATGACCTGAATAGAATGGTTCGCAACTTCTGGTGGGGCACCTCTGAGGGCAAGAGGAAGACGCACTGGCTTGCTTGGCCAAAGATCCAGGCGCAGAAAAGCAAGGGTGGTCTGGGGTTCAGAGATTTCCGCCTTTTTAACCAGACTCTCCTAGCGAGGCAGGCCTAGCGTTTGCTTACTAAACCCACCAGTTTGTGTGCGCAGGTGCTAAAGGCCCGATACTACCATGATGGACGCCTTGAGGACACGGTCTTCTCAGGGAACTCCTCCCCGACCTGGCAGGCTATCCAACATGGCCTCGAGCTCCTGAAAAATGGCATCATATGGCGTGTTGGGAACGGTCAGGACATTCGCATATGGCGGGACCGATGGTTGCCACGGGAGCCCTCTCGTCAGCCCATCACTCAGCAGGGCACTTGCCGCCTGCGGAGGGTGGCCGAGCTCCTCGACGGTGAGGGCTCTTGGCGCACCGGCCTACTACAGCGCTACTTCCTGCCGGCGGATGCCGCCGCCATCACTAGCATCCGGACCTCGCCACGCGTCACCAACGATATCATCGCCTGGGCGCCGGAGAAGAACGGTATCTTCACCGTCCGATCCGCGTACCGCTTGGCAATGGACGAGCGCGAACGTCCATTGGCCACCGCCATGAGCAGGGCACCGGATGGTCGTCGCGCCATCTGGAAGATCATACgggggtgccctgctccccctAAGGTACGCGTGTTTGCGTGGAGGGTTGTCACAAATTCACTTGCTACTTGGGCCAACAAGGCTTCACGGCACCTCGAGGATACTGACGTCTGCCCCCTATGTGGTGTTGAACACGAGGACGGATTCCACACGCTTTGCAGGTGCCCACTGGCAAGGGAGCTATGGAGACTCATGGCAATGGACTGGAACATACCCAAGGTGGAGACCATCCGGGACACGGGGCCAGAGTGGCTATTCGCCTTGTTGGAACCCCTGGATGAGACGGCGAGGCTGGTGGTCCTCATGATCATGTGGAGAGTATGGCATGTTCGCAATGAGATTACCCATGACAAACCGCCACCTCCTGCTGAGGCCTCTCGTCGATTCTTACATGGCTATATTACTTCACTATTATGCATCCAGCAACATCCGCAGGCCAATATGGAGAAGGGGGAGATGGTGGTTTGTGATGGCCCGCCGCGCGTGCAGCCCTGCAGGATAGCGACGGCGGCCGAGTTGGGCCCCCCCTAGTGCGGGCTGGGCCAAACTTAACACAGCCGGCAGCTTTGTTGCAGCCACAGGAGCAGCGGGAGGAGGCATGATCCTTCGAGATGATGGAGGGGATATCATCTATAGCGCGTGCAGAGAAATTCGCACGTGTGAGAGTGCGCTGGAGGCGAAGCTCTCGGCGTGTAGAGAAGGCCTAGACCTTGCCTTACACAGGACAACAACGCCTATCATTGTTGAGATGGATAGTGCGGAGGCTGTGGCGATGCTCAAAGCACCCACAACAGATAGATCGCAACACCGGTCTCTCGTTGAAGAGATTAGCAGTCTAGCAGCCCTTGAGGCTAGAGAGGTTGTATTTGCACAGTGTAGCCGTTGGCAGAACAACGCTAGTCATGTGTTGGCTGCGTATGGGCGTAGTACCCCCGCACGACAGTCTGGTTCGCAGGAGGGCTGGACTTTCTTGTAAACTTGGTTAAGGCTGAGAGACCTCCTTGAGTAAAAAAAACTCCTTCGACCAAATAGCAGCGGCCTTCTACCCTGTTgcgtggatggagaggagagagggggTGTAGCGTGGGGCACGTGACGACTTTTGATAGACCAGACGGAACATCTGAACGCCGGCAATGCTCCTATAGGTTTGCGAAAATTCGGTCGTGTGGAGGCATCCATAGACCAATGCGGTACATAGTCCGGACACCTCGGTCCGAACATCTATCTGTGGATGTTTGCCCTTAGACCAAGGTGAAAACTATGTGTGAGACCGAGTGCGTGTTGAACCTGGCTAGTACGTACATCTTTTTCGCCCAAGACATGAGAAGACTCCTAGTAGTTCTCACAAGAGAAGCACCGTCAGGTCCGGAGGAATTTCTCCCTACACACTAGCCGCAACTCATTTGTCTTGTTGGTCTTGTTGGAACTCTGCGGTCGAGTGTGCCCCATCGTCTATCACTCTGTCACCAGGAAATCCGAGAACCGTAATCTAATCAATCGTGGGATCGCATTACGTCTACATTTACGAAAACGCGCAGAGGACAAGCAAGCAACCAAGGAAGGATACCACCGTCCAGTAAGTGTCCAACTTGTTACCGGAATTCTCTATGCGCCTATCCATCGGAATTTCACCACAATTGCACGTACTTAACCTCCAACGCGTACGCACTCGGCAGCCAAGCATGCAGCTAGCTGCGCCCAGCTTATTGACGTGATGACCATGGGCATGCACGCCACCGCTTGGACGGTCACGGTGGCGCTCGCCGCGGCCGTGCTGGCCTCGTGCCTGTTCAACGCGCTGGTGCGCCTGGTGTGGAGGCCGCGCGCCATCGCCAGGAGGCTGGCGCGGCAGGGCGTGCGCGGGCCGTGTTACAGGTTTTTCGTCGGCAACCTCGGCGACATCCGGCGGCTCCGCGCGGCCGGCGCCGGCCTCGTGCTCGACGTCTCCTCCCACGACTTCATCCCCATCTCCCAGCCCCAGTTCCGCCAATGGATCCCCCTCTACGGTAACATACATACTTGGCATCCGAAGTAGTAGCTAGTCTGCAGTGTCGTGGTGTTCCCTTTTGAGAATGGCCTgttcgtgcgtgcgtgcgtgcaggcCGCGTGTTCCTGTACTGGTTCGGGTCGACGCCCAACATCTGCGTGGCCGACCTGGGCGTGGCGAAGCAGCTGCTGTCGGACCGCACGGGGCTGTTCCCCAAGAACCGGATGAACCCCATCGTCCGGCTGGTGGGCAAGGGCCTCGTCATGACCGACGGCGACGTCTGGCACCGCCACAAGAAGGTCCTGCACCCGGCCTTCAACGTGGACAAGCTCAAGGTATGTCCATCATAGCAGTGTGCTTGCATGGTGGTGTGCTGGCTTCGCGAACATGTTGCTACCTTTGATATGTAGGTGATGACGTCGACAATGGTGGACTGCGTGCTGTCGATGGCGTCCCGGTGGGAGGCGCAGCTGGCTACTCAGGGCAAGAACGATTGCCAGGAGATCGAGCTGACTAGCCAGTTCGAGGAACTGACTGCGGATGTGATCTCGCGCACCGCGTTCGGGAGCAGCTACAGAGAGGGCAGGAAGATCTTCCTGGCGCTGAACGAGATCCAGTTCATCGCCTTCTCGACCCTCTGGACCGACTACATTCCAGGATTCAGGTGCACCACCGATCAAGCACAGTGCTGCACGCTCCAGATGTGGTCGATTGAACTCTGGAGTCTCACGTTGATTCGTTCCGTAGGTTCGTGCCAACAAAGAAGAACATGAGGCTGTGGAAGCTGAACAAGACGATGAGAAGCACGCTGGTGCAGATCATCGAGAACAGGCTCGCCGCCAAGGACACGGACGGCTACGGGAGCGACCTGCTGGGGCTGATGCTGGAGGCGTGCGCGCCGGAGCACGGGCAGGCGCCGGTGCTGAGCATGGACGAGATGATCGACGAGTGCAAGACCTTCTTCTTCGCCGGGCAGGAGACGAGCCTGCACATGCTCAACTGGACCATGTTCCTGCTGGGCACGCACCCGGAGTGGCAGCAGAGGCTCAGGGAGGAGGTGCTGCGGGAGTGCGGCGGGGTCCCCACCTACGACACGCTCAGCAGGCTGAGGCTGGTGAACCTGTTCCTGCTGGAGACGCTGCGGCTGTACAGCCCGGTCCCGCTCATCCGGAGGAGGACGAGGTCGGAGGTGGAGCTCGGCGGCGTCACGGTGCCGAGGGACGCGCTCCTGACCATCCCCATCGCGACGATGCACCGGGACAGGGAGGTGTGGGGCGAGGACGCCGACGAGTTCAACCCGATGAGGttcgacggcggcgccgcccgggcCGCGAGGCACGCCAACGCGCTCTTGTCCTTCTCCATGGGTCCGAGGACGTGCATCGGGCAGAACTTCGCCATGGTCCAGGCCAAGGCCGAGGTCGCCGTCATCCTCCGTAGGTTCGCGCTGTCGCTCTCCCCGAGCTACGTGCACGCGCCCACCGACGTGATCACGCTGCGGCCAAAGTACGGGCTACCGATGATCATCACAAGACTCGACGCCTGACGCCAATCCTTGGACAGAGTTTGTATAGAATAGTGAGCACGTTGTCACGGGCAAAAAGATTCACGCGTCTGGCTGAGTTCGTCATGAATAAATCTGTTCCGTTTAACTTTCATCTGAGTGTGCGACTTTGAGTGTATGTTCAGATTAGCCGTGAAAGGAAATGAAAGGGTCTGATGAGGGGAAGGGTTTTTGTATATCTGATCTATGTTCAGGCACTCAATAGGACTTTTACCATGCCGATATTGATCTTATTAGTATGCTTGCAAAATCAATGGCGTACTACCCGTGTCATTGAAATACTTTTTTTCTTCAAAACAGAGGCAAAACATTTGCTTCATCACTTAattaagaagagaattgcccagttagtTAACAAAAAACCGGGCCAAAACCGAGTGTCATCGAAATATGTTTAAAAGCTCAAAAGGAATGTATCGAAATATGTTTAAAAGCTCAAAAGGAATGTCT
This region of Triticum aestivum cultivar Chinese Spring chromosome 2D, IWGSC CS RefSeq v2.1, whole genome shotgun sequence genomic DNA includes:
- the LOC543123 gene encoding cytochrome P450 709B1, whose protein sequence is MGLLWMVAAAVAAVLASWAINALVYLVWRPRAITRQLRAQGVGGPGYRFFAGNLAEIKQLRADSAGAALDIGNHDFVPRVQPHFRKWIPIHGRTFLYWFGARPSLCVADVNVVKQVLSDRSGLYPKSIGNPHIARLLGKGLVLTDGDDWKRHRKVVHPAFNMDKLKMMTVTMSDCAGSMMSEWKAKMDKGGSVEIDLSHHFEELTADVISHTAFGSSYEQGKKVFLAQRELQFLAFSTVFNVQIPAFRYLPTEKNVKIWKLDKEVRTMLMNIIKGRLATKDIMGYGNDLLGLMLEACAPEDRQNPLLSMDEIIDECKTFFFAGHDTSSHLLTWTMFLLSTHPKWQEKLREEVLRECGNGVPTGDMLNKLQLVNMFLLETLRLYAPVSAIQRKAGSDLEVGGIKVPEGTVLTIPIATIHRDKEVWGEDANEFKPMRFENGVTRAGKHPNALLSFSSGPRSCIGQNFAMIEAKAVIAVILQRFSFSLSPKYVHAPMDVITLRPKFGLPMVLKSLEM
- the LOC123055695 gene encoding cytochrome P450 709B2-like, with the translated sequence MGMHATAWTVTVALAAAVLASCLFNALVRLVWRPRAIARRLARQGVRGPCYRFFVGNLGDIRRLRAAGAGLVLDVSSHDFIPISQPQFRQWIPLYGRVFLYWFGSTPNICVADLGVAKQLLSDRTGLFPKNRMNPIVRLVGKGLVMTDGDVWHRHKKVLHPAFNVDKLKVMTSTMVDCVLSMASRWEAQLATQGKNDCQEIELTSQFEELTADVISRTAFGSSYREGRKIFLALNEIQFIAFSTLWTDYIPGFRFVPTKKNMRLWKLNKTMRSTLVQIIENRLAAKDTDGYGSDLLGLMLEACAPEHGQAPVLSMDEMIDECKTFFFAGQETSLHMLNWTMFLLGTHPEWQQRLREEVLRECGGVPTYDTLSRLRLVNLFLLETLRLYSPVPLIRRRTRSEVELGGVTVPRDALLTIPIATMHRDREVWGEDADEFNPMRFDGGAARAARHANALLSFSMGPRTCIGQNFAMVQAKAEVAVILRRFALSLSPSYVHAPTDVITLRPKYGLPMIITRLDA